A genomic window from Buteo buteo chromosome 13, bButBut1.hap1.1, whole genome shotgun sequence includes:
- the FAN1 gene encoding fanconi-associated nuclease 1 isoform X3 translates to MLLSFVMAEARSSEIKRPRISLSLSKNKKKRGSVKKVESKGTPSIPSASSSIVSFFNNVPPAKVTCPMCGQMVPRHGINEHMDETCQRKHGEIGVIDSTLNSFRNWSPPAASLNNNSSSYFSKNLLNLETSPPKSSLLKTEGSAAQQVSPYFSNNSSVCSVNNEPQAQTVKIVSLGSLASKLSRRRCIQGGKQIVYKEIDSSPPAIHNTCKSAAAWDGDDGIYTGHSSQKENQLAQRELQEQNFSRKELEFQEQVNKCNGEDRVDIVQVSLPADNINGRRLPPGTRSTKTAIGGQKLYVRLFQRKLNWLKVNKIEYGEISTDLSPIIEELAEARFLQTESELEDLCEGLDLLSAPELKTLAKIFHLPNPNGQKQQLVDDFLRLAKQRSVFSRSQAGIGTVILKRVKDLAGKSVRVCKGPRAVFSRILLLFSLSESMEDEEAGSAGQGQLSTVLMVNMGRMVFPTYTVNRKTQVFQDREDLIRYATAAHLSNDIATAVVNGNWEEANHLYMCAKETWNELKNHPSLSYHRVLPEYLRHFTVGWVYTRILSQGVEILQRLHMYKEAVQELQTLLSQDVYCTDSRGRWWDRLALNLHQHLKNTKKAIDCIRNGLADPFVRTGHRLSLYQRALRIRDSPSCKQFRYLFYDLPVITVEDVTHVTIKGKMCPQMGMGKSVFLMEDIGDEEGGEDFSVSTVMCSVEELALTHYRQNGFDQGIHGEGSTFITLYGILMWDIIFMDDIPDVFRNSYQTSPLDLYTDSFYDNRRHVIEARLQQLHTASSETLANLIADIWTTQEGKAAALVNWGRFISLQQVQSLVSCLGGTFLSGVFRRLSKDLRHCRGGLPDLVVWRTHTNHFKLVEVKGPNDRLSHKQIIWLSELKKLGATVEVCHVQAIGGKSKRLS, encoded by the exons ATGCTCTTAAGTTTTGTAATGGCAGAAGCTAggtcttcagaaattaaaagacCCCGAATAAGTTTGTCACtcagtaaaaataagaaaaaaagaggatcaGTAAAAAAAGTGGAAAGTAAAGGAACACCATCTATACCTTCAGCATCCTCctctattgtttccttttttaacaaTGTGCCCCCTGCCAAAGTTACCTGTCCCATGTGTGGGCAAATGGTGCCAAGACATGGAATAAATGAGCATATGGATGAAACATGTCAGAGAAAACACGGTGAGATTGGCGTCATTGACTCAACACTCAACTCTTTTAGGAATTGGAGTCCCCCAGCTGCAAGCCTGAACAATAATTCCAgctcatatttttcaaaaaacctCTTAAATCTAGAAACAAGTCCACCCAAAAGCAGCTTATTGAAAACAGAAGGCAGTGCAGCACAACAGGTTAGTCCTTACTTTAGCAATAATAGTTCAGTCTGTAGTGTTAACAATGAACCACAGGCTCAGACAGTTAAAATAGTCTCTTTGGGAAGCTTAGCATCTAAACTGTCCAGAAGACGTTGTAtccagggaggaaaacagaTCGTGTATAAAGAGATTGACTCTTCACCTCCAGCCATTCACAATACGTGCAAAAGCGCTGCAGCGTGGGATGGTGATGACGGGATTTATACTGGGCATAgttctcagaaagaaaatcagcttgCTCAGAGGGAGCTCCAGGAACAGAATTTTTCAAGGAAGGAACTGGAATTTCAAGAACAAGTAAACAAATGTAATGGAGAAGACCGTGTGGATATTGTTCAGGTGTCATTACCAGCTGATAACATTAATGGCAGAAGGTTACCACCTGGTACAAGGAGCACCAAAACAGCAA TTGGTGGGCAGAAGTTATATGTGAGACTTTTTCAACGCAAGCTGAACTGGTTAAAGGTGAACAAAATAGAGTATGGAGAGATAAGTACGGATTTGTCACCAATAattgaagaactggctgaagcCAGATTTCTGCAAACAG AATCTGAACTGGAAGACCTGTGTGAAGGGTTGGATTTGCTTTCAGCCCCTGAGCTAAAAACATTGGCAAAGATCTTTCACTTGCCAAACCCAAATGGTCAGAAACAGCAACTCGTGGATGATTTTCTGAGGTTGGCAAAACAACGTTCAGTCTTCAGCAGGAGTCAGGCTGGTATTGGgacagtgattttaaaaag GGTGAAGGACCTGGCTGGAAAATCTGTCAGGGTCTGTAAAGGCCCTCGGGCTGTCTTTTCTCGAATTCTGCTGCTATTCTCGCTGTCTGAGTCAATGGAGGATGAAGAAGCTGGTAGTGCTGGTCAAGGCCAGCTCTCTACAGTCCTTATGGTAAACATGGGGCGTATGGTATTCCCCACGTACACTGTAAATAGGAAAACGCAGGTCTTCCAGGACAGAGAAGATCTTATCAG gtATGCAACTGCTGCTCATCTGTCAAATGATATAGCCACTGCAGTGGTAAATGGGAACTGGGAAGAAGCTAATCATCTATACATGTGTGCTAAAGAAACATGGAACGAACTGAAAAATCACCCCTCTTTGAG CTATCACAGAGTTTTACCTGAGTATCTGCGACATTTCACAGTTGGCTGGGTGTATACAAGAATCCTTTCTCAAGGTGTTGAAATTTTGCAGAGACTTCACATGTATAAG GAAGCGGTGCAGGAGCTGCAGACTCTTCTGTCTCAGGATGTGTATTGTACTGACAGCAGAGGGCGATGGTGGGATCGCCTTGCTCTGAATTTACATCAGCACTTGAAAAACACTAAGAAG GCCATTGACTGCATTAGAAATGGGCTGGCAGACCCATTTGTACGTACTGGGCATCGTCTCTCTCTCTACCAGCGGGCTCTGCGAATCAGAGACTCGCCAAGCTGCAAGCAGTTCAGATACCTGTTTTATGACCTGCCAGTCATAACTGTGGAGGATGTGACACAT GTCACGATCAAAGGAAAGATGTGTCCTCAGATGGGAATgggaaaatctgtatttctaatGGAGGATATTGGTGATGAAGAAGGAGGTGAAGATTTCAGTGTATCCACAGTCATGTGCTCAGTTGAGGAGCTGGCATTAACTCATTACAGACAGAATGGTTTCGATCAGg GTATTCATGGGGAAGGCTCAACGTTTATTACATTGTATGGTATTCTAATGTGGGATATCATTTTCATGGATGACATAcctgatgttttcagaaattcctATCAG ACATCCCCCCTGGATTTATACACTGACAGCTTCTATGACAACAGGAGGCATGTCATTGAGGCCAGACTCCAGCAGCTTCATACAGCTTCCTCAGAGACACTGGCAAACTTGATCGCTGACATCTGGACCACTCaggagggaaaagcagcagcactagTTAACTGGGGGCGTTTTATTTCCCTCCAGCAAGTTCAG AGCCTTGTCTCTTGCCTTGGAGGAACGTTTCTGAGCGGTGTTTTTAGGCGACTTTCCAAAGATCTACGCCATTGCAGAGGGGGACTTCCTGACCTGGTTGTGTGGCGTACTCACACTAATCACTTCAAG CTGGTGGAAGTGAAAGGTCCCAATGATCGCCTGTCCCACAAGCAGATAATCTGGCTGAGTGAACTGAAGAAGCTGGGCGCTACAGTAGAAGTTTGTCATGTGCAAGCCATTGGAGGCAAGAGTAAACGCCTCAGTTGA
- the FAN1 gene encoding fanconi-associated nuclease 1 isoform X1, which translates to MLLSFVMAEARSSEIKRPRISLSLSKNKKKRGSVKKVESKGTPSIPSASSSIVSFFNNVPPAKVTCPMCGQMVPRHGINEHMDETCQRKHGEIGVIDSTLNSFRNWSPPAASLNNNSSSYFSKNLLNLETSPPKSSLLKTEGSAAQQVSPYFSNNSSVCSVNNEPQAQTVKIVSLGSLASKLSRRRCIQGGKQIVYKEIDSSPPAIHNTCKSAAAWDGDDGIYTGHSSQKENQLAQRELQEQNFSRKELEFQEQVNKCNGEDRVDIVQVSLPADNINGRRLPPGTRSTKTASRSEGVILSPDKFETHIAIYASAELTNSLEAKTQPHAQAVSSSKTEVNCGTQNCFSKGDVQVLPVEVHEDFKDELNHTLSETVEKVEFQNSIGDILDKINEVSSVPSSPGHPYYLQNFLVVLRAVLENEDDARLFDEQDMNVITKFCNLSVGGQKLYVRLFQRKLNWLKVNKIEYGEISTDLSPIIEELAEARFLQTESELEDLCEGLDLLSAPELKTLAKIFHLPNPNGQKQQLVDDFLRLAKQRSVFSRSQAGIGTVILKRVKDLAGKSVRVCKGPRAVFSRILLLFSLSESMEDEEAGSAGQGQLSTVLMVNMGRMVFPTYTVNRKTQVFQDREDLIRYATAAHLSNDIATAVVNGNWEEANHLYMCAKETWNELKNHPSLSYHRVLPEYLRHFTVGWVYTRILSQGVEILQRLHMYKEAVQELQTLLSQDVYCTDSRGRWWDRLALNLHQHLKNTKKAIDCIRNGLADPFVRTGHRLSLYQRALRIRDSPSCKQFRYLFYDLPVITVEDVTHVTIKGKMCPQMGMGKSVFLMEDIGDEEGGEDFSVSTVMCSVEELALTHYRQNGFDQGIHGEGSTFITLYGILMWDIIFMDDIPDVFRNSYQTSPLDLYTDSFYDNRRHVIEARLQQLHTASSETLANLIADIWTTQEGKAAALVNWGRFISLQQVQSLVSCLGGTFLSGVFRRLSKDLRHCRGGLPDLVVWRTHTNHFKLVEVKGPNDRLSHKQIIWLSELKKLGATVEVCHVQAIGGKSKRLS; encoded by the exons ATGCTCTTAAGTTTTGTAATGGCAGAAGCTAggtcttcagaaattaaaagacCCCGAATAAGTTTGTCACtcagtaaaaataagaaaaaaagaggatcaGTAAAAAAAGTGGAAAGTAAAGGAACACCATCTATACCTTCAGCATCCTCctctattgtttccttttttaacaaTGTGCCCCCTGCCAAAGTTACCTGTCCCATGTGTGGGCAAATGGTGCCAAGACATGGAATAAATGAGCATATGGATGAAACATGTCAGAGAAAACACGGTGAGATTGGCGTCATTGACTCAACACTCAACTCTTTTAGGAATTGGAGTCCCCCAGCTGCAAGCCTGAACAATAATTCCAgctcatatttttcaaaaaacctCTTAAATCTAGAAACAAGTCCACCCAAAAGCAGCTTATTGAAAACAGAAGGCAGTGCAGCACAACAGGTTAGTCCTTACTTTAGCAATAATAGTTCAGTCTGTAGTGTTAACAATGAACCACAGGCTCAGACAGTTAAAATAGTCTCTTTGGGAAGCTTAGCATCTAAACTGTCCAGAAGACGTTGTAtccagggaggaaaacagaTCGTGTATAAAGAGATTGACTCTTCACCTCCAGCCATTCACAATACGTGCAAAAGCGCTGCAGCGTGGGATGGTGATGACGGGATTTATACTGGGCATAgttctcagaaagaaaatcagcttgCTCAGAGGGAGCTCCAGGAACAGAATTTTTCAAGGAAGGAACTGGAATTTCAAGAACAAGTAAACAAATGTAATGGAGAAGACCGTGTGGATATTGTTCAGGTGTCATTACCAGCTGATAACATTAATGGCAGAAGGTTACCACCTGGTACAAGGAGCACCAAAACAGCAAGTAGGTCTGAAGGTGTGATACTTAGTCCTGATAAATTTGAAACACATATAGCCATTTATGCTTCAGCAGAGCTGACCAATAGTTTGGAGGCCAAGACTCAGCCTCATGCTCAGGCTGTGTCTTCTTCCAAGACAGAAGTGAACTGTGGTACGCAAAATTGCTTTAGCAAGGGTGATGTACAGGTACTTCCTGTGGAAGTTCATGAAGACTTTAAGGATGAGCTTAACCATACTTTGTCAGAAACTGTGGAAAAGGTAGAATTTCAAAATTCCATTGGGGACATTTTAGACAAAATAAATGAGGTTAGCTCTGTGCCCAGCTCTCCTGGTCACCCGTATTACCTCCAGAATTTTTTAGTGGTGCTGCGAGCAGTcttagaaaatgaagatgatgcCAGACTCTTTGATGAGCAAGATATGAACGTTATAACTAAGTTCTGCAACTTAtcag TTGGTGGGCAGAAGTTATATGTGAGACTTTTTCAACGCAAGCTGAACTGGTTAAAGGTGAACAAAATAGAGTATGGAGAGATAAGTACGGATTTGTCACCAATAattgaagaactggctgaagcCAGATTTCTGCAAACAG AATCTGAACTGGAAGACCTGTGTGAAGGGTTGGATTTGCTTTCAGCCCCTGAGCTAAAAACATTGGCAAAGATCTTTCACTTGCCAAACCCAAATGGTCAGAAACAGCAACTCGTGGATGATTTTCTGAGGTTGGCAAAACAACGTTCAGTCTTCAGCAGGAGTCAGGCTGGTATTGGgacagtgattttaaaaag GGTGAAGGACCTGGCTGGAAAATCTGTCAGGGTCTGTAAAGGCCCTCGGGCTGTCTTTTCTCGAATTCTGCTGCTATTCTCGCTGTCTGAGTCAATGGAGGATGAAGAAGCTGGTAGTGCTGGTCAAGGCCAGCTCTCTACAGTCCTTATGGTAAACATGGGGCGTATGGTATTCCCCACGTACACTGTAAATAGGAAAACGCAGGTCTTCCAGGACAGAGAAGATCTTATCAG gtATGCAACTGCTGCTCATCTGTCAAATGATATAGCCACTGCAGTGGTAAATGGGAACTGGGAAGAAGCTAATCATCTATACATGTGTGCTAAAGAAACATGGAACGAACTGAAAAATCACCCCTCTTTGAG CTATCACAGAGTTTTACCTGAGTATCTGCGACATTTCACAGTTGGCTGGGTGTATACAAGAATCCTTTCTCAAGGTGTTGAAATTTTGCAGAGACTTCACATGTATAAG GAAGCGGTGCAGGAGCTGCAGACTCTTCTGTCTCAGGATGTGTATTGTACTGACAGCAGAGGGCGATGGTGGGATCGCCTTGCTCTGAATTTACATCAGCACTTGAAAAACACTAAGAAG GCCATTGACTGCATTAGAAATGGGCTGGCAGACCCATTTGTACGTACTGGGCATCGTCTCTCTCTCTACCAGCGGGCTCTGCGAATCAGAGACTCGCCAAGCTGCAAGCAGTTCAGATACCTGTTTTATGACCTGCCAGTCATAACTGTGGAGGATGTGACACAT GTCACGATCAAAGGAAAGATGTGTCCTCAGATGGGAATgggaaaatctgtatttctaatGGAGGATATTGGTGATGAAGAAGGAGGTGAAGATTTCAGTGTATCCACAGTCATGTGCTCAGTTGAGGAGCTGGCATTAACTCATTACAGACAGAATGGTTTCGATCAGg GTATTCATGGGGAAGGCTCAACGTTTATTACATTGTATGGTATTCTAATGTGGGATATCATTTTCATGGATGACATAcctgatgttttcagaaattcctATCAG ACATCCCCCCTGGATTTATACACTGACAGCTTCTATGACAACAGGAGGCATGTCATTGAGGCCAGACTCCAGCAGCTTCATACAGCTTCCTCAGAGACACTGGCAAACTTGATCGCTGACATCTGGACCACTCaggagggaaaagcagcagcactagTTAACTGGGGGCGTTTTATTTCCCTCCAGCAAGTTCAG AGCCTTGTCTCTTGCCTTGGAGGAACGTTTCTGAGCGGTGTTTTTAGGCGACTTTCCAAAGATCTACGCCATTGCAGAGGGGGACTTCCTGACCTGGTTGTGTGGCGTACTCACACTAATCACTTCAAG CTGGTGGAAGTGAAAGGTCCCAATGATCGCCTGTCCCACAAGCAGATAATCTGGCTGAGTGAACTGAAGAAGCTGGGCGCTACAGTAGAAGTTTGTCATGTGCAAGCCATTGGAGGCAAGAGTAAACGCCTCAGTTGA
- the FAN1 gene encoding fanconi-associated nuclease 1 isoform X2, translating into MLLSFVMAEARSSEIKRPRISLSLSKNKKKRGSVKKVESKGTPSIPSASSSIVSFFNNVPPAKVTCPMCGQMVPRHGINEHMDETCQRKHGEIGVIDSTLNSFRNWSPPAASLNNNSSSYFSKNLLNLETSPPKSSLLKTEGSAAQQVSPYFSNNSSVCSVNNEPQAQTVKIVSLGSLASKLSRRRCIQGGKQIVYKEIDSSPPAIHNTCKSAAAWDGDDGIYTGHSSQKENQLAQRELQEQNFSRKELEFQEQVNKCNGEDRVDIVQVSLPADNINGRRLPPGTRSTKTASRSEGVILSPDKFETHIAIYASAELTNSLEAKTQPHAQAVSSSKTEVNCGTQNCFSKGDVQVLPVEVHEDFKDELNHTLSETVEKVEFQNSIGDILDKINEVSSVPSSPGHPYYLQNFLVVLRAVLENEDDARLFDEQDMNVITKFCNLSVGGQKLYVRLFQRKLNWLKVNKIEYGEISTDLSPIIEELAEARFLQTESELEDLCEGLDLLSAPELKTLAKIFHLPNPNGQKQQLVDDFLRLAKQRSVFSRSQAGIGTVILKRVKDLAGKSVRVCKGPRAVFSRILLLFSLSESMEDEEAGSAGQGQLSTVLMVNMGRMVFPTYTVNRKTQVFQDREDLIRYATAAHLSNDIATAVVNGNWEEANHLYMCAKETWNELKNHPSLSYHRVLPEYLRHFTVGWVYTRILSQGVEILQRLHMYKEAVQELQTLLSQDVYCTDSRGRWWDRLALNLHQHLKNTKKAIDCIRNGLADPFVRTGHRLSLYQRALRIRDSPSCKQFRYLFYDLPVITVEDVTHVTIKGKMCPQMGMGKSVFLMEDIGDEEGGEDFSVSTVMCSVEELALTHYRQNGFDQGIHGEGSTFITLYGILMWDIIFMDDIPDVFRNSYQTSPLDLYTDSFYDNRRHVIEARLQQLHTASSETLANLIADIWTTQEGKAAALVNWGRFISLQQVQSLVSCLGGTFLSGVFRRLSKDLRHCRGGLPDLVVWRTHTNHFKVYWEILEVLCAQLILPLAGGSERSQ; encoded by the exons ATGCTCTTAAGTTTTGTAATGGCAGAAGCTAggtcttcagaaattaaaagacCCCGAATAAGTTTGTCACtcagtaaaaataagaaaaaaagaggatcaGTAAAAAAAGTGGAAAGTAAAGGAACACCATCTATACCTTCAGCATCCTCctctattgtttccttttttaacaaTGTGCCCCCTGCCAAAGTTACCTGTCCCATGTGTGGGCAAATGGTGCCAAGACATGGAATAAATGAGCATATGGATGAAACATGTCAGAGAAAACACGGTGAGATTGGCGTCATTGACTCAACACTCAACTCTTTTAGGAATTGGAGTCCCCCAGCTGCAAGCCTGAACAATAATTCCAgctcatatttttcaaaaaacctCTTAAATCTAGAAACAAGTCCACCCAAAAGCAGCTTATTGAAAACAGAAGGCAGTGCAGCACAACAGGTTAGTCCTTACTTTAGCAATAATAGTTCAGTCTGTAGTGTTAACAATGAACCACAGGCTCAGACAGTTAAAATAGTCTCTTTGGGAAGCTTAGCATCTAAACTGTCCAGAAGACGTTGTAtccagggaggaaaacagaTCGTGTATAAAGAGATTGACTCTTCACCTCCAGCCATTCACAATACGTGCAAAAGCGCTGCAGCGTGGGATGGTGATGACGGGATTTATACTGGGCATAgttctcagaaagaaaatcagcttgCTCAGAGGGAGCTCCAGGAACAGAATTTTTCAAGGAAGGAACTGGAATTTCAAGAACAAGTAAACAAATGTAATGGAGAAGACCGTGTGGATATTGTTCAGGTGTCATTACCAGCTGATAACATTAATGGCAGAAGGTTACCACCTGGTACAAGGAGCACCAAAACAGCAAGTAGGTCTGAAGGTGTGATACTTAGTCCTGATAAATTTGAAACACATATAGCCATTTATGCTTCAGCAGAGCTGACCAATAGTTTGGAGGCCAAGACTCAGCCTCATGCTCAGGCTGTGTCTTCTTCCAAGACAGAAGTGAACTGTGGTACGCAAAATTGCTTTAGCAAGGGTGATGTACAGGTACTTCCTGTGGAAGTTCATGAAGACTTTAAGGATGAGCTTAACCATACTTTGTCAGAAACTGTGGAAAAGGTAGAATTTCAAAATTCCATTGGGGACATTTTAGACAAAATAAATGAGGTTAGCTCTGTGCCCAGCTCTCCTGGTCACCCGTATTACCTCCAGAATTTTTTAGTGGTGCTGCGAGCAGTcttagaaaatgaagatgatgcCAGACTCTTTGATGAGCAAGATATGAACGTTATAACTAAGTTCTGCAACTTAtcag TTGGTGGGCAGAAGTTATATGTGAGACTTTTTCAACGCAAGCTGAACTGGTTAAAGGTGAACAAAATAGAGTATGGAGAGATAAGTACGGATTTGTCACCAATAattgaagaactggctgaagcCAGATTTCTGCAAACAG AATCTGAACTGGAAGACCTGTGTGAAGGGTTGGATTTGCTTTCAGCCCCTGAGCTAAAAACATTGGCAAAGATCTTTCACTTGCCAAACCCAAATGGTCAGAAACAGCAACTCGTGGATGATTTTCTGAGGTTGGCAAAACAACGTTCAGTCTTCAGCAGGAGTCAGGCTGGTATTGGgacagtgattttaaaaag GGTGAAGGACCTGGCTGGAAAATCTGTCAGGGTCTGTAAAGGCCCTCGGGCTGTCTTTTCTCGAATTCTGCTGCTATTCTCGCTGTCTGAGTCAATGGAGGATGAAGAAGCTGGTAGTGCTGGTCAAGGCCAGCTCTCTACAGTCCTTATGGTAAACATGGGGCGTATGGTATTCCCCACGTACACTGTAAATAGGAAAACGCAGGTCTTCCAGGACAGAGAAGATCTTATCAG gtATGCAACTGCTGCTCATCTGTCAAATGATATAGCCACTGCAGTGGTAAATGGGAACTGGGAAGAAGCTAATCATCTATACATGTGTGCTAAAGAAACATGGAACGAACTGAAAAATCACCCCTCTTTGAG CTATCACAGAGTTTTACCTGAGTATCTGCGACATTTCACAGTTGGCTGGGTGTATACAAGAATCCTTTCTCAAGGTGTTGAAATTTTGCAGAGACTTCACATGTATAAG GAAGCGGTGCAGGAGCTGCAGACTCTTCTGTCTCAGGATGTGTATTGTACTGACAGCAGAGGGCGATGGTGGGATCGCCTTGCTCTGAATTTACATCAGCACTTGAAAAACACTAAGAAG GCCATTGACTGCATTAGAAATGGGCTGGCAGACCCATTTGTACGTACTGGGCATCGTCTCTCTCTCTACCAGCGGGCTCTGCGAATCAGAGACTCGCCAAGCTGCAAGCAGTTCAGATACCTGTTTTATGACCTGCCAGTCATAACTGTGGAGGATGTGACACAT GTCACGATCAAAGGAAAGATGTGTCCTCAGATGGGAATgggaaaatctgtatttctaatGGAGGATATTGGTGATGAAGAAGGAGGTGAAGATTTCAGTGTATCCACAGTCATGTGCTCAGTTGAGGAGCTGGCATTAACTCATTACAGACAGAATGGTTTCGATCAGg GTATTCATGGGGAAGGCTCAACGTTTATTACATTGTATGGTATTCTAATGTGGGATATCATTTTCATGGATGACATAcctgatgttttcagaaattcctATCAG ACATCCCCCCTGGATTTATACACTGACAGCTTCTATGACAACAGGAGGCATGTCATTGAGGCCAGACTCCAGCAGCTTCATACAGCTTCCTCAGAGACACTGGCAAACTTGATCGCTGACATCTGGACCACTCaggagggaaaagcagcagcactagTTAACTGGGGGCGTTTTATTTCCCTCCAGCAAGTTCAG AGCCTTGTCTCTTGCCTTGGAGGAACGTTTCTGAGCGGTGTTTTTAGGCGACTTTCCAAAGATCTACGCCATTGCAGAGGGGGACTTCCTGACCTGGTTGTGTGGCGTACTCACACTAATCACTTCAAGGTATATTGGGAGATCTTGGAAGTACTCTGTGCTCAGCTGATCTTACCCTTAG CTGGTGGAAGTGAAAGGTCCCAATGA